The following proteins are encoded in a genomic region of Cryptomeria japonica chromosome 11, Sugi_1.0, whole genome shotgun sequence:
- the LOC131051406 gene encoding elongation factor 2 — protein MVKFTVEELRRIMDLKHNIRNMSVIAHVDHGKSTLTDSLVAAAGIIAQEVAGDVRMTDTRADEAERGITIKSTGISLYYKMTEESLSSFKGERIGNEYLINLIDSPGHIEFSSEVTAALRITDGALVVVDCVEGVCVQTETVLRQALAERIKPILTVNKIDRCFLELQVDGEEAYQTISRVIESANVIMATYEDALLGDVQVYPEKGTVAFSAGLHGWAFTMTNFAKMYAKKFGVDELKMMERLWGENYFDTATRRWTSTNTGSRTCKRGFVQFIYEPIRQIIDGCMNNEKDKLWPMLQKLGIAMKNEERDLVGKALMKRVMQSWLPASNALLEMMIFHLPSPYMAQRYRVGNLYEGPLDDVYAKAIRDCDPAGPLMLYVSKMIPASDKGRFFAFGRVFSGTVAKGMKVRIMGPNYVPGEKKDLYVKSVQRTVIWMGKKQETVDDVPCGNTVAMVGLDQCITKNATLTNEKEMDAHPIKAMKFSVSPVYRVAVQCKIPSDLPKLVEGLKRLAKSDPMVVCTIEESGEHIIAGAGELHVEICLKDLQEDFMGGAEIVVSDPIVSFRETVLEKSHHVVMSKSPNKHNRLYFEARPMEEGLAEAIDEGRIGPRDDPKVRGKVLSEEFGWDKDLAKKIWCFGPETIGPNMVVDMCKGVQYLNEIKDSVVAAFQWASKEGALAEENMRGICFEICDVVLHADAIHRGGGQLIPTARRVMYAAQLTAKPRLLEPVYLVEIQAPEQALGGIYNVLNQKRGHVFEELQRPGTPLYNIKAYLPVIESFKFADTLRLATGGQAFPQSVFHHWDMMSTDPMDPSSQAGRLVIDIRKRKGLKDHITPLSDYEDRL, from the coding sequence CACATTGACAGATTCTTTAGTAGCAGCAGCTGGAATTATAGCTCAAGAAGTTGCAGGAGATGTTAGGATGACTGATACTCGTGCAGATGAAGCTGAACGTGGCATCACTATCAAGTCAACTGGGATCTCCTTATACTATAAGATGACAGAGGAGTCTCTGAGCAGCTTTAAGGGAGAGAGAATAGGTAATGAGTATTTAATAAATCTCATTGATTCTCCAGGTCACATTGAGTTCTCATCAGAAGTTACAGCAGCTCTGCGAATCACAGATGGTGCATTGGTTGTGGTAGATTGTGTTGAGGGGGTCTGTGTTCAGACTGAAACTGTTCTTCGACAAGCTCTGGCAGAAAGGATTAAGCCCATCCTTACTGTAAACAAGATTGATAGGTGCTTCCTTGAGCTTCAGGTTGATGGAGAGGAGGCCTATCAGACTATATCAAGGGTCATTGAAAGTGCGAATGTGATTATGGCTACTTATGAGGACGCTCTTCTTGGTGATGTTCAAGTTTATCCAGAGAAAGGTACTGTAGCATTCTCGGCTGGTCTGCATGGATGGGCTTTTACAATGACAAATTTTGCAAAAATGTATGCTAAGAAGTTTGGGGTCGATGAACTGAAGATGATGGAGAGGCTGTGGGGTGAGAATTACTTTGACACAGCCACAAGAAGATGGACTAGCACAAATACCGGCTCACGAACCTGCAAGAGAGGCTTTGTTCAGTTTATATATGAGCCAATAAGGCAGATTATCGATGGGTGTATGAACAATGAGAAGGATAAGCTATGGCCCATGTTGCAAAAGCTTGGGATTGCAATGAAGAATGAAGAGAGGGATTTGGTTGGGAAGGCCCTTATGAAGCGTGTTATGCAAAGCTGGCTGCCTGCAAGTAATGCCCTTCTTGAAATGATGATTTTCCATTTGCCATCCCCTTATATGGCCCAGAGATACCGTGTGGGGAATTTGTATGAAGGACCTCTGGATGATGTCTATGCCAAGGCAATCAGGGACTGTGACCCTGCTGGACCCTTGATGTTGTATGTTTCCAAGATGATTCCAGCCTCTGACAAAGGGAGGTTCTTTGCCTTTGGCCGGGTCTTTTCAGGGACAGTAGCAAAGGGTATGAAGGTTAGGATCATGGGTCCCAACTATGTGCCTGGAGAGAAGAAGGATCTATATGTAAAGAGTGTTCAAAGGACTGTCATATGGATGGGAAAGAAGCAGGAGACAGTAGATGATGTGCCATGTGGAAACACTGTGGCCATGGTAGGGTTGGACCAGTGTATAACTAAGAATGCTACTCTGACAAATGAGAAAGAGATGGATGCCCACCCAATCAAAGCAATGAAGTTCTCTGTTTCTCCTGTTTATCGTGTTGCAGTGCAGTGTAAGATACCTTCTGATCTTCCAAAGCTTGTTGAAGGCTTGAAACGCCTGGCCAAGTCAGACCCTATGGTTGTATGCACCATTGAAGAATCAGGGGAGCACATCATTGCAGGGGCAGGGGAGCTCCACGTTGAGATATGCCTCAAGGACTTGCAAGAGGATTTTATGGGGGGAGCTGAAATAGTTGTGTCTGATCCCATTGTTTCCTTCCGAGAAACCGTTCTAGAGAAATCACACCATGTTGTGATGAGCAAGTCTCCCAATAAGCACAACAGGCTTTACTTTGAAGCAAGGCCTATGGAAGAAGGTCTTGCAGAGGCAATTGATGAGGGCCGAATTGGTCCAAGGGATGATCCTAAAGTCAGGGGGAAAGTGCTCAGTGAAGAATTTGGATGGGATAAGGATCTAGCAAAGAAGATCTGGTGCTTTGGGCCCGAGACAATTGGACCAAACATGGTAGTTGATATGTGCAAGGGAGTTCAGTACTTGAATGAAATCAAGGACTCTGTTGTTGCTGCGTTCCAATGGGCATCCAAAGAGGGGGCCCTTGCAGAGGAGAACATGAGGGGTATCTGCTTTGAAATTTGTGACGTGGTTTTACATGCTGATGCCATCCACAGAGGAGGTGGTCAGCTTATCCCAACTGCAAGAAGGGTCATGTATGCTGCTCAGCTTACTGCTAAGCCCAGACTTCTTGAACCGGTTTACCTGGTCGAAATTCAGGCTCCTGAGCAAGCTCTAGGCGGCATTTATAATGTTTTGAACCAGAAAAGAGGCCATGTATTTGAGGAGCTCCAGAGACCTGGCACTCCACTATATAACATTAAGGCCTATTTGCCAGTCATTGAATCTTTTAAGTTTGCAGATACCCTTAGACTTGCCACAGGTGGCCAGGCTTTTCCTCAGAGTGTATTTCACCACTGGGATATGATGAGTACTGATCCCATGGATCCTTCTTCACAGGCAGGAAGACTTGTCATTGATATCCGCAAGAGGAAGGGGCTCAAGGATCATATCACTCCCCTCTCTGATTATGAGGATAGGCTCTAA